A stretch of the Rhinoderma darwinii isolate aRhiDar2 chromosome 3, aRhiDar2.hap1, whole genome shotgun sequence genome encodes the following:
- the LOC142750664 gene encoding olfactory receptor 5G9-like: protein MNRTFIAEIVLRGFGNIKNFEFFFICMCLLLYMVTVMGKLIIILLVSTSYRLRSPMFFFLGHLSFSDILVTSNVVPVMVSITLADGSSLFLTGCIAQFFFFGALATTECLLLTAMSYDRYLAICSPLHYSTIMNHTLSIYLVVGCWSLGFILTLIPIFFRQTLWFCGPDVIDHFFCDFGPLLDLSCSDISIVKYEVLSLSGLVTIIPFVFIVVTYGYIFVTILKITSVTGRKKTFSTCSSHLAVVCTYYGALFAIYVVPRGGYSMTVNKLLSLMYTVFTPLFNPIIYGLRNQEIKMAMKNYFFMCRKKWRKLMKRCSITYYVYCIHLYMFILYV, encoded by the coding sequence ATGAATAGGACATTCATAGCTGAAATAGTCCTCAGAGGGTTTGGAAACATAAAGAATTTCGAGTTCTTCTTCATCTGTATGTGTCTGCTCCTCTACATGGTAACAGTCATGGGAAAACTTATTATTATCTTGTTGGTGTCAACCAGTTATCGCCTCCGATCTCCAATGTTCTTTTTTCTCGGTCACCTCTCCTTCTCGGATATATTGGTCACTTCAAATGTTGTCCCAGTCATGGTGAGCATTACTTTGGCAGATGGTAGCAGTTTGTTCCTCACAGGTTGTATAGctcagtttttcttttttggggCTTTGGCAACTACCGAGTGTCTTCTGCTGACAGCAATGTCCTATGACCGTTATCTCGCTATTTGTAGCCCACTGCACTACTCCACCATTATGAACCACACACTGAGTATATATCTGGTTGTGGGCTGCTGGTCTCTTGGGTTTATACTTACCCTTATACCAATATTTTTTAGACAGACATTGTGGTTCTGTGGTCCCGATGTCATTGACCACTTCTTTTGTGATTTTGGACCTCTTCTAGATTTATCATGCTCCGATATTTCCATAGTAAAATATGAGGTGCTGTCTCTCTCTGGTCTCGTTACCATTATCCCCTTTGTGTTTATTGTGGTCACCTATGGTTATATCTTTGTAACCATCTTGAAGATCACCTCAGTCACTGGGAGGAAGAAGACATTTTCGACATGTAGTTCTCACTTGGCTGTTGTATGTACTTATTATGGAGCACTCTTTGCAATATATGTAGTACCCCGCGGAGGGTATTCCATGACTGTGAACAAACTGTTATCTCTTATGTATACTGTGTTTACTCCATTATTCAACCCTATTATATACGGCTTAAGAAATCAGGAAATCAAAATGGCCATGAAGAACTATTTCTTTATGTGTAGGAAAAAATGGAGGAAATTAATGAAAAGATGTAGCATCACTTATTATGTATATTGTATTCATttgtatatgtttatattatatgtataa